The proteins below come from a single Melospiza georgiana isolate bMelGeo1 chromosome 4, bMelGeo1.pri, whole genome shotgun sequence genomic window:
- the MYF5 gene encoding myogenic factor 5 encodes MEVMDSCKFSPSELFYDSSCLSSPEGEFPEDFEPRDLPPFSAHEPPEPACSEEEEHVRAPTGHHQAGHCLMWACKACKRKSTTMDRRKAATMRERRRLKKVNQAFETLKRCTTANPNQRLPKVEILRNAIRYIESLQELLREQVENYYHLPGQSCSEPTSPASSCSDGMADCGSPVWSARGSGFDAVYCAEMAHGYAADQSSALSSLDCLSSIVDRLSPAEEPGLSLRDADSLSPSASIDSGPETPGTPLPRRTYQAL; translated from the exons atggaggtgaTGGACAGCTGCAAGTTCTCCCCGTCCGAGCTCTTCTAtgacagctcctgcctctcctccccGGAGGGCGAGTTCCCCGAGGATTTTGAGCCCAGGGATCTGCCTCCTTTCAGCGCCCACGAGCCCCCCGAGCCCGCCTGCTCCGAGGAAGAGGAGCATGTCCGAGCTCCCACTGGCCACCACCAAGCTGGTCACTGCCTCATGTGGGCTTGCAAAGCCTGCAAAAGAAAATCCACCACAATGGACCGAAGGAAGGCAGCCACcatgagggagaggaggaggctgaagaaAGTGAACCAGGCTTTTGAGACCCTGAAGAGATGCACCACTGCCAACCCCAACCAAAGACTCCCCAAAGTAGAGATCCTGCGAAACGCCATCAGATACATCGAGAGCCTCCAGGAGCTCTTGCGGGAACAGGTAGAAAACTACTATCACCTGCCGGGACAGAGTTGCTCCGAACCGACCAGCCCCGCTTCCAGCTGCTCCGACGGGATG GCCGACTGTGGCAGCCCCGTTTGGTCGGCGAGAGGCAGCGGCTTCGACGCCGTCTACTGCGCCGAGATGGCTCACG GCTACGCCGCCGATCAGAGCAGcgccctgtccagcctggactGCCTCTCCAGCATCGTGGACCGTCTCTCCCCGGCGgaggagccagggctgtccctccGCGACGCCGACTCCCTCTCGCCCAGCGCCAGCATCGACTCGGGGCCGGAGACGCCCGGGACGCCGCTGCCCCGACGGACCTACCAGGCGCTATGA